tgtagtgggtcatggatcctttagatttgtataattttggatagccatgcgaaaatggcttatatatgtttgagcataatgttataatcatttggtatggatatggttattgagaggtgtggatatgcttaacaaggattggccatgggaatggttaatcactatcataatttgtgctatttatgctaaaagggctagttgaatcatggaaactatgaaataggtaaagtctaccttaaaggcagatgctgacagcagcagtgatgtagatttggaaaatcactaaaaatagtaggaatagaattaaatagtgaataaattatttaaatgaaccttgatgaatccactttcatatggaagaaacgaaacggtcatatgagtggtatgttaagagataattaggttttcgtgagacagggcccgaacggtttctggattccctgttccgactttgaaaattcattataaattaaccagagataattaggagtcatgccatatatgtatagattcctgtctgagtctagtttctatagaaacaaacggcatcagtattgaagccctgtacagggagatatccgaattgtaatgcatgaaggtcagtgtagtcgcaccctgtaacaggggagactttaactaataaactgtactaattggcccgaccaaaaattctagaaaaaaatatgtagatggacataggagtctagtttcaggaaaaaatcacgaaactgattttcgagttgtgaaactcaagatatgatttttaaggtgacagcgacacagttagccagctgtctggaaaaatttaaaatggactgcgatagtaagcgaatttagtctgtgaacccctcgtgtccgactccggcaacggtctcgggtacggggtgttacataacgtGTCGCCATGCATGGCACTTAGTTACCCCTAGTATGTCGCATGCCTTATAAATACGAGGAGGATCCTccgtgagagagagagagaaattaaCACTCAACAAAGcccaaaatacaaataaaaattatcttaaaaatgaAACTTGGAACAATAGAACAAACCCTCCATTATCCAAATCCTTAACGTTATACTTCGTTATCTCATTTATACAAACGTACTTTTtacattgatttatttttcaatccttGTCATTTCAATTTTAAGGTGCCAATATTAGTTTCCTACTATTAAGTTTAGGCAAGTTTTCGTTTTTGGTAGGCAAAAGGAGAAGGGCTGAGCCCTACAAAACTACAAATCAATCAATATAGGCATTTACTATTAAGTTCAGGGAAGTTTTAATTTCTCCACAAAATTCAAGCAGCTTTAGTGACGATATATATACACACCCGAATAATAGGGGAAAAGATTCAAGCATTTGACAAAACTATATGAAAGAGTTTCAACATAGGTATATACTAGTAACAGGAGTTAATCTTtgatatatactaaataaataatatccGGAGGTAATGCATAATTATCTACCCCACAATTAACTATAACCGGTTGCATATAGAAGCAGTTGCCTTCAAGCTTGGCAGCAGCGATGCATCCATACTCATTGTCTTTAAAGAAGTGTGTGGGAGAGATCCATAGGGAAGGGATTCCCCAAAATATTGTCCATGAAATAGTGTGGATAGGTAGCCTCCATTACCACAAACTGCATATCCTCAGATGGCTTCCAATGCCTTTTCCTTTGATTAATGAACCAGTTGTTAATTTGCTTCTGGTCCAGACCTGTTGACTCTGCCAACGCTAGCTTCTGCGATTCCTATTGCAACATTTGGTCGATGGACCGGTCAATGTTAATACAGTGGACAAAAAAATGAAACCCTTGAAGGCTGCATAGCTTGCCAATTATAAACAcaaattaagcaaattaaaaCTGAGACATATTTCCCTAAAACTAAGCATGTTTGGGGCATGTTCAAACATAAGTGCGGAGATATGATCTttttaataaatggaaaaactaactaaaaaaataaaattgatcatAGCGGGGTCTAGTATATACCCATCCGACACTTCGAACCCTGAATCCAAATAACGTAGGCAAATTGTGTACATACCGATGGGTAAGGCCATTTGTAATGTTTAGTCCACCAATCCAGCAACTTCTGTCTGGCTTCCTTAGGTAGCTTCCCTCTCTTCCTCTTCTTCATAAACTCTTGCTTCAGGCTACCTAAATATCCGCTGTATTTACGCAAAAGCTGGCCTTTAAGCTCTCGGTCTTCCGCAAGGGGATCGATGAAATGGTGGTTGTTCACATCAGCCTCTTCCTCAGATGATCCATTCAAGTTAACAGCATCTCCACAAGCTGAACACAGAATGAACCAGTCAATCTCCTAATTCTCAAACCGAACCAACTACCATGTCACCATAAAATTCATTTCTTCTGTCTACAAACAAACCATTACAAGAATCCAATAATCcaaactattattataaaaccCGTGACGCAGTAGGTTAAGGCAAATTACACATACCCAAGATCACTTCCATAGATCAACACAAGGGTTCAAGCATTTTTGTACGCACATTATCCCCAACTAACATAAAGTAAGAAGGATTGAGTTGATTTCAATGCCAAGATATCTAGCATTGAGTAAAAGAAGGCAACCCTTTAATGATACAgaattaataataacataaccAGAATTAAAACTTAGTAATTCCAAAGTATTCTAGCTTCGTATATTTATTCCTAGTGTAAATCaatctcataaaataaaaaactgaaaTATAAAAAGGATTGTCATAAAACAAAGTAGTATCAGTATTTTATTAGCAAGCAATTCTAGATTAAACCCTACTGAAATCCACAAATGAAAAATTGAAGATTACCTAAGTACAGCATCTACAATACGTCGAAAGCATCAAAGAGCTTTGACATTCAAATATATAACCTTTTGACTTTCAGTCGTCAGTTCCACAGCCGAAGGCAAGTAAACAAGTATTTGATGATCAAATGCTTTGAGAAGCACCACAAAAAAGGAAACACATATAAAGAATTCTAAAACGGTCAACCTCATGCAGAAATAGCTAAAAACCACTACATGAGTTGAATTACCCACCCTTACATGTGTATAATCTTTAACACTGTGCATTACCCTTTACAAATACAAGGCTTCAAAATTAGGGCTGTGGTTGATAACTCCCCATACTCAAAACTTTGTGAAGGAACGCTAGTTTGTTCAAAACCtaaaattcttacaaattttgaTCAATCTTACAGGACTGTTATCATCTTTGATGTATATAGTTACAAGTGTCATTTCCGGAAGCCTTTACAACTGAACTAGCCGGTCGCTATTTAGCTACCGCAGAAACATCCGTCCTTAACCGTGACCTTGAAAACCTCATAACTAGCATAGTCGTTATTTTCCAGCATAGTTAAAGGACAAAAACAAGAAATGTTCCATATAAAAGCTAGCAAAACATTGAAATGTCATTTCCTTCAATGGTGGAACTCCGAAAAGTAGAAGAAAAAACGTGTCCATTTCTAACATACCAGATGACTTCATAAGAAACCCAAGAAGCAAACGAAGAGAATCAAAGCAGCAGGGAATATCTACTATTTGGTTATTGTGGACACCCTAGTTGGTAAAACAGTTCCATATACCCATTGTGAAAAGGAGTAGCACAATTTTAAAGAAGcatcaaagaagaagaagaaaacaaaagagaaaatggTGCCAAAAGGGGCAGGCGACACTTGACTTGGAACAAGCACCAATAAACTATACATTATTTCGTTAAGATCTGTTGATTAACTATTAGAGCTACATGTCTCCAGAAATATAGACATGCATGGGAGATTGTTCCAGATTTAATATTAGCAATAATCCTTGAAGGTTGCGAGAGAGAAAAAGTACTATCACCGGAAGTTGAAGGGGAAACAGTGAGGGCTTTAAACTGGCACTCGACACTTTGGAGGAAAAGCATGGCGTCCTTAAATGTTTTAGATAGCTCTTGCTCGTATTTAGCGAGCATCTCAGAATAAGCTTCCATGAACTGGTCAAGTGCTGGATCTTCTCCTACGCAGCCGATGGTACTGGGACCCATAGTGGCCGCAGATGCACATACTTGTTCTAATCTCGCCACCACTTCAGGTGGTGCTCCTACCtgcttggtttttttttttttttaagatcgcTTTCgttagaaaaaaaaaccaataccTTCACTACtatgaaaaattgttaaaataaacaAAACTGAAGACTCGTGTCTCTATCGGACAAGAAAAATTATCTTTAAGAAAGGCAAAAGAGATGAGAGATGACAAAGGTATAAAAATCTTCCGTCTCCGCTAAAAACTGCTCAAATGAAATGACACAAGCGTTCAATACCCAAGTCCCCACAACTTCTAAGAACTTAGCATAAGGTTCATATCCCAAAAACTGGCCAAAGGAGAGAGAAGGTGAAAGCTCGTGGCCAACTGGGTAGCAGATTCATAAGTCAAACCTGTTTGGCTTAGTTTTTTACCTTTCGGCAATTGACATAGGCGGCTACGAGACGGTGGTAGAGAGGATGAGCCATGATCTTGGCCTTGACAGAAGAAGAGCTGCCATCGTTGCTCTCCATGAAATAGCATCCGGTATTGTTATTGGTGGTGTTGCTTTGATCGTCAATAATCATAGAGGAGCCGCTGCTGCTATTGTGGTTCTGGTCTTGATTGTTGGTTGGGGCTAAAGGAAGAAGTAAGGAGTTGAAGTCCGAATTATGATGATAATATTGATGTTGATCATGAGGATGAATAGCAGTGAGAGGCATCACCGTCATAGGGCATAGTCCATTGCTGTTGTGTCCAAAAGCCATCATGCAAGAAGTGCTATTGGAAACGCCTTCCATTATCTCTCACTGTCTttatcttttctttctcttcctttttgGCTAGCTGTTGTTCACTAGGAAGCTTTGGTGTATAACAACATGAacattctctctctttttttcccttcttttttcttGCTTTCCCGGTTTCTCTCTCATACGCAATCTTCTTTTTCGCCCTAAAGGTTGTATCTCAAGGACTCTCCCGCGAGATTTATGCTACAATAACCAGGCTTTTTACAGGAAATCCTAGACAGTGATAGCAATGAGAGTAGTAGTAGGCGCTGCAGCACCAGGCAGTCCGTTAAGAAATGCGGGTTGGGTCTGGCAAAGCCTGCTCAGGTTTCCATTAGAAAAAATGGGTGTTTATCTTTGTAGTGACTAGCAGCATTAACTCCTTTCGAGTTCTGTTTGGTCTTTCATCAGAAGAAAGGAgcggagagagagagagagaaggcaGGAGTGTTTTGAGTCGGACTGGCACTTGAAAGCAAGCGCACGCGGGGGGGATACAGAGGAAGTAAATAGGGCAGTTAAAGCAGGGAAATCGTTTCAAATGGTGTGATATGTTTGAGGAGGCAATTGGCCACTGGCTGGACAGCCAAAGCTTTACCTTCCCGATGAAAAGTCTCCCTTTCTTTTCTTGCACTGCCATTACTGGCCAGGAACTAAAAAGCGAAATGAAACGAGcatttatgttaaataacttgGATCAACGATAGATTTAATCACTTGtatataatttacaattttattatataattatcaaTAATTACTAAgtcatttaatataattattagtgCAACAAAAAAACAAACGTGCTCGTCAacgatatttttctttttccctcgCTCTACATTAACTTTATTTTTGCTCTCTTTGTCCTTTTCTCTCACATTAGGGAAGATTTCTTCAGTGGAGGttctaatgaaaataaaatgaaagggtATGAGAAATTTGTGATAATATTTCAAAATGAAAGGGGCAAAGAATAAAGCTGTTGAACTTGGAAAAATGAAGTTAAAAGGAAATATTTGAAAGAACAAAGAAGTGAAGAAGATAAATGTCAAGACTCAAAGCGCCGCCCGACTTTGAAACAAAAGTAGGAAATGTTTAGGATTTCTTTCTATTAGATTATtactttttgttaatttttcaagCTTAATTTTAGctttcataatatttataaaagttttataataagcttatataatatatattaaacttaTTTATAATGCATTAGGAATATACTCATAATTTATtactataattaaataaaattttaaaaaactttttaatATTACTACCAATTTAATTTCGTCACcgatcaattaattaaattaaatcgatTTCATCACttatttcaattttaacataaatttatttaaatataattagataAAGTAGTACATTTCTATTTGCAAAGTAAGCTCCACCTTGATGCAAATTGTGAGGGAGGAGCCATTTGGACAAGTAGTTGGATAAAAATAAGATCTGATGGTGTTGTTAAGGTGGATCCAGTATGTTGTTGCAAGGAGAGTTTTGACGGATCAAAATGGGGAGTGGATTCTTGATTTTAACTGATATTTGGGGAAATGTTCAATTTTCGATGCTAAATTATGGGTTATTTTAGATGACTTGACACTATTGTAAGGTAAACATTGCGATAGAGTACTGGTGCAGATGGACAATATGGAGGTTATTGTGACTATTCAGGAATCTACTTCAAAGACTTCAAACTCAGCATTAATCAGACATACATCATTTGCTGAAGAATGTGGAGAAGTAGATGCTAAAATATGTCCCTAGACAAGAAAACAAACAAGCCGACCAAATAGCCAAAATGGCATTTGTCAGGGAGGAAAAATTGCAATTTTTTTCAAAGAttccttttgttttaatttagttggtttgaatctttttgtttgtttttcaccatatatatatcattttcattttacaTTGGTAGAGATTAATTGTTTCAAGGTTTGTGGttgtttattttaataagatgttctaaaatttgaatttaaattatccttttaaaaatataatatgaattttatatacccaatattgatatattaaatgagttaatttaaataacaagATGCAActgtaaaaggaaaaaaaggggGGGTGGATGCAGAAAATAAACTGTTAGAAGTAAATAGTTGTTACTAATTGTGGTGCAGCAGAGTCAAGGTGAACACAGAGACACCTAGAGATATAAAAAATTGCTTCAAATCCTTGTTAGTCTTCTCAGTCTCAGTTGTCACTTAATCCACAATTATTTGGCACGGTAAAAAAAGGATGGATTGAACCGGAAACAGGCTGGTAAAGCCAGTGTGGGACAGTCCCAACCTCATCCTCTCTCCCACACACAAATATTAAAGTTATGTCCCTCTCACTCTTGGTCTCCTCTCCTACAGCTTCCACCGCTGTGAGTCTATGAGTGCTTGTAATGCACCGATACAGGCGTCAACAAATTGTCTCCCTAATTCGTTCTTCATAACGCTAAACCTATCTTATTCTAATGCCATAATTCTTTCGCTGGTTTCGTATCTTCTGCGATGGCTACTACTACCATCCACCGCTGCTAATTtctcaatctcttttcgttttcATAATATCGAAAGGTGTGGCAGTTTAGATT
The genomic region above belongs to Gossypium hirsutum isolate 1008001.06 chromosome D05, Gossypium_hirsutum_v2.1, whole genome shotgun sequence and contains:
- the LOC107905904 gene encoding homeobox protein SBH1; the encoded protein is MEGVSNSTSCMMAFGHNSNGLCPMTVMPLTAIHPHDQHQYYHHNSDFNSLLLPLAPTNNQDQNHNSSSGSSMIIDDQSNTTNNNTGCYFMESNDGSSSSVKAKIMAHPLYHRLVAAYVNCRKVGAPPEVVARLEQVCASAATMGPSTIGCVGEDPALDQFMEAYSEMLAKYEQELSKTFKDAMLFLQSVECQFKALTVSPSTSACGDAVNLNGSSEEEADVNNHHFIDPLAEDRELKGQLLRKYSGYLGSLKQEFMKKRKRGKLPKEARQKLLDWWTKHYKWPYPSESQKLALAESTGLDQKQINNWFINQRKRHWKPSEDMQFVVMEATYPHYFMDNILGNPFPMDLSHTLL